Proteins encoded in a region of the Zea mays cultivar B73 chromosome 2, Zm-B73-REFERENCE-NAM-5.0, whole genome shotgun sequence genome:
- the LOC100284392 gene encoding Probable protein phosphatase 2C 64, which translates to MGNCVASGGATTVTAAGEDGRRRGRRWKAPREEQLGSVPGRIFSNDGRSRTAAVFTQQGRKGVNQDAMLVWDGFGGEEDVVLCGVFDGHGPHGHLVARRVRDALPLKLMAAVRESKPGLDMAAAAWRKAFARAYKAMDKDLRSHATLDCFCSGSTAVTVLKLGSDLYMANIGDSRAVLGSRDGGGMVAVQLTVDLKPDVPSEAERIKKCRGRVFALQDEPEVPRVWLPFDDAPGLAMARAFGDFCLKDYGVISVPEFFHWSLTEKDQFVILASDGVWDVLSNQEAVDIVSSSPSRSKAAISLVEAAAREWKAKYPTSKTDDCAVVCLYLDGKMDQERDSTASMDNISLDYEGSAADPNEAQELQEPALTRNFTVRTVAGSAHEKALSGAADAAVGGGAACAHDQSWSGLDGVTRVNSLVQLPRFSEEKAAVG; encoded by the exons ATGGGGAACTGCGTGGCGAGCGGGGGCGCGACGACGGTCACGGCGGCGGGGGAGGACGGGAGGCGGCGGGGGAGGAGGTGGAAGGCGCCGCGGGAGGAGCAGCTCGGCTCGGTCCCCGGCCGGATCTTCTCCAACGACGGCCGCAGCCGCACCGCCGCCGTGTTCACGCAGCAGGGCCGGAAGGGGGTCAATCAGGACGCCATGCTCGTCTGGGAT GGGTTCGGCGGGGAGGAGGACGTCGTGCTGTGTGGGGTGTTCGACGGGCACGGCCCGCATGGCCACCTGGTGGCGCGCAGGGTCCGCGACGCGCTGCCGCTGAAGCTCATGGCCGCGGTGCGCGAGTCCAAGCCCGGCTTGGACATGGCCGCCGCCGCGTGGAGGAAGGCCTTTGCGCGCGCCTACAAGGCCATGGACAAAGATCTTCGCTCCCACGCCACCCTAGACTGCTTCTGCAGTGGCAGCACCGCCGTCACCGTCCTCAAGCTC GGCTCGGATCTCTACATGGCCAACATTGGTGACTCGCGCGCCGTGCTAGGCTCAAGGGACGGCGGCGGCATGGTGGCCGTGCAACTGACTGTCGACCTCAAACCAGATGTTCCCA GCGAGGCAGAACGGATCAAGAAGTGCAGGGGCAGGGTATTTGCTCTGCAGGACGAACCGGAGGTGCCTCGGGTCTGGCTGCCGTTCGACGACGCCCCTGGcctggcgatggcccgggcgtttgGGGACTTCTGCCTCAAGGATTATGGTGTCATTTCGGTTCCAGAGTTCTTCCACTGGTCGCTCACGGAGaaggaccagttcgtcatccttgcATCAGATGGG GTGTGGGATGTCCTTAGCAACCAGGAGGCCGTTGACATCGTGTCGTCATCCCCAAGCCGATCAAAGGCCGCGATATCCCTGGTCGAGGCCGCCGCTCGTGAATGGAAAGCCAAGTACCCGACATCGAAGACCGACGACTGCGCGGTGGTCTGCCTATACTTGGATGGCAAGATGGACCAGGAACGCGACTCGACGGCGTCCATGGACAACATCAGCCTGGACTACGAAGGCTCAGCCGCGGACCCGAACGAAGCGCAGGAGCTGCAGGAGCCGGCGCTGACCCGCAACTTCACGGTCAGGACGGTGGCCGGAAGTGCCCACGAGAAGGCGCTGTCGGGGGCGGCAGACGcggccgtcggcggcggcgcagcCTGCGCCCACGACCAGAGCTGGTCGGGCCTTGACGGGGTGACGCGGGTGAACTCGCTCGTCCAGCTCCCCAGGTTCTCCGAGGAGAAGGCGGCGGTTGGCTGA